A window of Pseudoliparis swirei isolate HS2019 ecotype Mariana Trench chromosome 2, NWPU_hadal_v1, whole genome shotgun sequence genomic DNA:
atagtacttctaatatactgtctgactgggagagacacacccagtctcatcccaatctcagacccacacattctctttctaacgaccccacctgtgcAAGAAATACAGATaatattttgacgggaacctttatttatctatgcgggaaaactccacgcacgccttagcaggggaggggccaaacatacaaaatggttgctgagaagacctacaacattacactctgcagatacatacgactgcaccaagaggatgactgtgtgctggcctttggtcatcttttatcatatattttatgcatcttaacactaaaaataaacataactaacgtttactttcaatacaaatcctttatgactcatttggcttgatttttagtgggcgggtcattatgaccctgaacagcacaggtgtctcatctctatttatctacatcaccccatgagaagaaaaaaaaattacaaaatgcaaataaaattcaggagaaaatacatgttatggtagactaatgcaatttagatttagattctttcaatgttcctaaaaaatagtttgaacatgtatttttcattaaaacgagtgagtgctcctgattgaactctgatctatggaggggtgaataactcaattccactaaaaactgatttaattgttagtaatgttgttggtgatgaggtacaaactatagtttttagaattttttggtttctggccacttttggatgattcaacattaaccgggtcaaattgacccgggaacatcacggctgtatgtaagaaacgaacataacaggagggttaaatacttTATATCTGGCTCAGTAGGTGAGGTGGTGGGGCTTTCTGTAAATCTGTGCCCACGTCCCGTTGCATAATCTGCCCATGAGGACATTTTTACAGACGAGGGATTCTTTTCTGTCTTTCCCAATATTGAGGTGGGTTACCTTGTACTATGGTCACCGTGCATTTGGCGAGCCAGCCAGGAGGGGCTGACTCACCAAATGGTAGTGGCTTAAGTTCTTCATGACCGATGCTGACTAatctacttgtggttcctagagtcttaaaaagtaggatcggagccttcaggtatcaagctcttTTATtcaaccagcttccaccttcgtCTGGGAggcagtcacctcatgtagactgaagactttcctaagtcttatagttggggctgaatcGTGTTCACTTGGTCAAGCCCcttatgctgctataggcttatagctgatgggggacgtttaggatacaccgagtatccatctcctcttctctctccttatggctgAATTTgcatctctattgcacattaactctgctttctccccggagtccttgtgacttcatgtctcatagggtccattggccCTGCCTGggtctgatgccccgcccactctctgcctggatcatagaggtctggatcgtggtccatgcctaccaccaactattcatacactgtcatattcattgaatgtgttttcacttttatgattcctcctggtcacatgacatctattgttctgtccatcctggagagggatcctcctctgttgctctcctgaaggtttcttccatttttcccccatgaagggttatttgggagttgttcctgatccgatgtgaggtcaaatgtCAAAGCTCAGGAACATctgtgtacaaattgtaaagcactctgaggcaaatttgtgagagtggtctatacaaaataaactgaattgaattgggagtttttcaattttttttgtttagaaaaacacacctttattcTTCTTGACATTTAGACTcagacatgattcattcagccAGTGTGTGATCCTTTCTGATGAAAGTGTTAGCTTTTCAGCTGCTATCTCAGCAGTTTTGGTGTGTGTAGAcaagtgtcatctgcatacatTTGCAGTTCTACATCTTCACATTGTTGAGGGAGATCATTGATATACAAGCTAAACACTAAGGGACCCAACACTGACCCTTGTTGAAAAAACAATTAGTGTTGAAACATCTTATTTTCCAACGGAACTCAATATGAAAATTGAAGCACTTTTCTAAAGAAGAAGACAGGTATCTTTTTTTTGTAACCTGCACCCAATCACTGCCTAATGTGTCTGCCGTGTGGACCGCTGTGGTGCTGCAGCTTCCTggattggttgattgattggttgattgattgattgattggttgattgactCTCAGGTGCTTCAGGACACACATGAAGCAGTGATTGGGTGCAGGTTGATATAAATGCTACCTGTCTGCTGCACACCCTCACAGAGCAGCTTCAGGGCAGTTGGGTCACTAGTGCTGTGGACAGGCTGCTTGCATTAGAACACAGAAATGGCTTGTGGAGTTCATTTGGGGTACGTTTCTTTTGCAGCTATTTTCAGTGTTTTTAATTCTGTTCTATTTCTGACGGTTTCTTCATTTGTCTGCAGGATCTTCCTGATTTGTTTAGTTCAAGCAGAGCATGTGCGTTGTTTGTGGGCTACACAAGGTGAGCAACACACTCGTGTCACTGGTATCGGTGAGATTTTACGAGCCGTagatttaaactcttttctcttGCAGCTCGGGGACAAAACGGCAACACGCATGTTGGCTTCTCTGGGCAGAGGGGTGGACTTGGTGGCAGCTATCCCCAGAATCAACTCAGACATGCCTCTGGTTCTCCTGGCTCAGCCCAGAGCAGTAGCTTCAACACAGTCCCTGAAGTTAGTGGTGGTTATAGCCAGAGATTTCCCAGTAGCCGCTCCACACAAACTGTTTCACAGCCGGCTAAAAGTGTCTTTGCTTCAGGCAAGTTGGTGCAGAGCAGCTCTGAGTCAAAGCCCAACTGGCAACCGACCAGGTGGAGTCAGGGAACTGTTCAAAAGATGCCCAAGAAGAAGCCGTTTGCCTTTTCTGGTTCTATCGCTGGTGGCAGTTCTCTCAGCAAGTACGATAAGACTCCGATTAGCGAGAAGAGAACTCGGCCAGTTCAGCAGGGAACACCAAGTAGGAGCAGCTATCGGTCCAGCAGTCCTGCTTCTCTTCAGAGTCCCAGAGGAAGCTTCAAGTCTTCAGCTGTTCCTGAAACACCAGCCTCCTCTGGGAGGAAAGGTTCTTCTACGTCTACGAAGTCTTCCAGCCAGTCCAGAGCAGGTGCTGCGTCACGAAGAATCCCTGTTCGGACCAAGACCTCAGCCAGTGTCGCTGCTAGGAGAGTGTCTTCACGTCGTAGAACCAAACTGAGAAATAAGCCCAGCCCGACTCGGGCTGTGAACCCAAGCCAGCTGGttcctgtgagtgtgagtaacctcccttcctcctggACCAGCAGTACGGGGCCCTCGGGTCAGGGGTTCGCTCCGTCCAGAACCTACAACATCCCTCAGAGCTTTGGTGGCTTCGCTATCAGACGGCTGAAAGAACCTGctgaccagaaggaagtgagtgTTGGGAAGCCACAGCAGGTCTACGGGGCCCAGCAGGCCCCTGCTGCTGTGAAGCCCGCCCACGTggccccccagaggccccttgctcctcctctgcatcaggtctacgtggccccccagaggccccttgctcctcctctgcatcaggtctacgctgccccccagaggccccttgCTCCTCTGCATCAGGCCTATGTGGCCCCTCAGCGGCCCTCTGCATCCTTCAAGCCACAGGTCCTGAGTGTCCGTCCGGAGGCCAGTTGGAAGAGGTTCGGGCCCCCTGGGGGACGGTAGCAGGTGAGTGCTTCATTACATCTTTCTGTTCTATAACCTTGAATATGgtttctaactttgttctgtctTCTTCCCAATAGGTGCAGCAGGAGTTCTGGGATGAATGTCTGGTGTTtttgattaataaaaaaataatgtacatcTTTGTCTTGCTTCTCTTCACTGTGGTGCTAGTAAATGTCCAGCATGTCAGCATAATGCTGAATTGTTGGTAAAAAGATGCATTCTGTAAAACCCTAATAAGATTAAAAGAAATTGAAAATGGCTTAAATACTTTATATCTGGCTCAGTAGGAAAGGTGGGGTGGCTTTCTGTAAGTCTGTGCCCACGTACCGTTGCATAATCTGTCCGTGAGGCCATTTGTACAGATGAGGAATTCTTTTCTGCCTTTCCCAATATTGAGGTGGGTTACCTTGTATGGCCACAGAACAATTGTCGAGCTAG
This region includes:
- the LOC130206607 gene encoding uncharacterized protein LOC130206607, which produces MPKKKPFAFSGSIAGGSSLSKYDKTPISEKRTRPVQQGTPSRSSYRSSSPASLQSPRGSFKSSAVPETPASSGRKGSSTSTKSSSQSRAGAASRRIPVRTKTSASVAARRVSSRRRTKLRNKPSPTRAVNPSQLVPVSVSNLPSSWTSSTGPSGQGFAPSRTYNIPQSFGGFAIRRLKEPADQKEVSVGKPQQVYGAQQAPAAVKPAHVAPQRPLAPPLHQVYVAPQRPLAPPLHQVYAAPQRPLAPLHQAYVAPQRPSASFKPQVLSVRPEASWKRFGPPGGR